GGAGTGTGGTCGGTGGGAACGGCGTCGGCAGGGAAGCCGGAACTCAAGGGAAAGTTTGAGTTGCTTACGGATGAGCGCTCGACCCATAAGCCGGGCAAGGTGCAGATGGTGGAGTTTGCGGACTTTTACTGCCCCCATTGCCACCGTTTCGACGGTGAAGGCTTGCCGATTCTCGAAAAGGAGTTCGGCAACAAGCTCGAGGTGACGATGGTCGGCTATCCGGTCATTCCGGGCAAATTGCCCACGGCCTTCGACATGTACGAACAGGCCAAGATGATGGGCAAGGGCGCCGAAATGAAACGGGTCCTCTTCCGCATCATTCATAAGGACAAGATCGGCATCATCGACCGCACGATCCGCGAAATGCTGGTGCGCGAGGTCGGGCTGGACCCGGTGGCGTTTGAAGCAGGGTTGGCGAGCGCGAAGCCGGCGAAGGCGTTTGAGGATGGGCGGCGCTGGGGCGAGCGCATCAAGTTGCAGCAGACCCCGACCATTCTGCTCGACGGCAATATCAAGGTCGAACAGATCGACCCGGACAATTTGAAACTGATCATCCAGAGCATTTTGGATGGAGACGGTACGAAAAAATAGTCGGAGCATATAGCTGATGGCGTATAGCGTATGGCGGGAGAAAGGAAATCTCCAAACGCTGTTGCCATGAGCCGTTGGCCATAAGCTCTTCGTTTCTCAACGGAGTGATGAATGGCGATCGATCCCGTCTGCGGCATGACGGTGGATCCGGCGAAGGCAGCCGGGCGGTTTGAGTACCAGGGTGCGACCTATTACTTTTGCAGCACGCATTGCCTGGACCGGTTCCGCTCGGCCCCGGATCGCTATCTCCGGCCGGTCGAGGTCGAGGCCAAGACGGCTCCGCCCAAATCCCGCTCGCTGCCGATGATGCAGGCACCCGCGCCCGAGGCCTCGCCGGCGGGAGCGCGCGATCCTGTGTGCGGCATGACGGTCCAGCCTGCTGCCGCCGCCGCCACCCATCGCCATCGCGGCACCACCTACTATTTCTGCTGCCAAGGTTGCGCCACCAAGTTCGCGGCTGATCCGGAACGCTACCTCTCTGCGCCTGCCTCGCCGGCCCCTCTGATGCCGGCCGGGAAAAAGTCGCTTCCGATGCTCAACCCTGGGCCTGCTCCTTCCGCCGCCAAGGGAGAGATCGATCCCGTCTGCGGGATGACGGTGGAGCCGACCGGTGCCGCGGGACAGTTCGCCCATGGCGGGAAGACCTATTACTTTTGCTGTCAGGGATGCCTCACGAAGTTTCGTGCCGACCCCGAACGCTACATGAAGCCCGGTGCCGCCAAGTCGATGGAACCGCCCGTTCCGGCTCCCCCCGGCACGCAATACATCTGTCCGATGTGCCCGGAAGTCTTGGAGAACAAACCGGTGCCCTGTCCGAAATGCGGCATGGCGCTGGAACCTGCATCGCCCCTGCAGGCCGCTACGAAGACCGAGTATGTCTGTCCGATGCATCCCGAGGTGGTCGCGCAAGAGCCCGGCGCCTGTCCGAAGTGCGGGATGGCGTTGGAAGCGAGGGTCGTCACGATCGACGAAGCCGCCAACCCGGAACTCGTCGATATGTCGAGACGGTTCTGGATCGCGCTGGGACCGGCGGCGGTGGTGTTCGTGCTGGCTATGTCGCACATGGTTCCCGGGCATCCGTTGCAGCATCTCATTCCGGACCAACTCTCCGCCTATATTCAGCTCGGGCTGTCCACTCCCGTCGTGCTCTGGGCCGGGTGGCCGTTCTTCCAACGGGGATGGAACTCGATCATCCATCGCAGCCCCAATATGTTCACGCTCATCGCGATCGGGACCGGCACCGCCTACCTGTATAGTGTCGTCGCGGCCCTGATGCCGGACCTCATTCCGCGGTCGTTCCAGATGGAAAACGGTTCAGTGCCGGTGTATTTCGAGGCAGCGGCCGTCATTACGGTGCTCGTGCTGCTCGGGCAAGTACTGGAGTTGCGGGCGCGCAGCCGTACGACCGGCGCGATCAAGGCGTTGCTCGGACTGGCGCCGAAGACCGCCAGACGGGTGCTCGGTGACGGTCGCGAAGAAGATGTGCTGTTGGAACAGGTGCGGATCGGGGACCGTCTCCGTGTCCGGCCCGGTGAAAAGGTGCCGGTGGACGGGGCGATCGAAGAAGGCGCGACGGCGGTCGATGAATCGATGATCACCGGTGAATCGCTCCCGGTCGAAAAGGGCGTCGGCAGCTTCATTACCGGCGGGACCATCAACGGGACGGGTAGTGTGGTGATGCGGGCGCAGCGGGTCGGCGCCGAAACGGTGCTGGCGCAAATCGTGGGCATGGTGGCCGAAGCGCAACGGAGCCGCGCGCCGATCCAGCGCGTAGCGGATGTCGTCGCCGGGTATTTCGTCCCATTGGTGGTCGGGACTGCGGTGCTCACGGGCCTGGCTTGGGCGTTCTTCGGGCCGGAACCCCGTTTGGCCTATGCGCTGGTGAATGCCGTGGCCGTATTGATCATCGCCTGCCCCTGTGCGCTTGGGCTGGCCACGCCGATGTCTATCATGGTGGGAACGGGCCGGGGGGCGACGGCCGGGGTGCTGGTACGCAAGGCCGAGGCCCTCGAGACGCTCGAGAAGGTGGATACGCTGGTGTTCGACAAGACCGGCACGCTGACGGAAGGGAAACCCAAGCTTCGTGTGGTCAGTGCCCTGTCGCCCTGGCCTGAGACGGAGTTGTTACGACTAGCGGCTTCCGTCGAGCGGGGCAGCGAGCATCCGCTGGCCGCCGCCATTGTGGCAGGGGCCCAGGCGCGAGGGGTGGCGCTCGATCCGGTTCGTGAGTTTCATAGCATGACCGGCAGGGGCGTAAAGGGCAAGGTCGGAAACCACCTTGTCGCCGTCGGCACGATGGCTTTCCTGCAAGAGTCCGGGATTCCGCCGGCATTGTTGCATGACGTGGAAGCGAACGCCGACTTGATCCGCCGGTTGGGACAGACGGTCATGTTCGCGGCGGTGGACGGCAAGCCGGCAGGAGTCATCGGTGTGGCCGATCCGGTGAAAGCCTCAACGCCTGAAGCCCTGCGGGCGCTCAAGCGAGCCGGCGTGAAGCTGGTCATGGTGACGGGCGACCATCGGGCCACGGCCGAGGCGGTGGCCAAGGAACTGGATCTCGATGATGTCCGGGCCGAAGTGAAGCCGGAAGAAAAGAGCCGGCTCGTTCAAGAATTCCAAAAACAGGGCCGAGTCGTGGCGATGGCGGGAGACGGGGTCAACGATGCCCCGGCGCTGGCCCAAGCCGACGTGGGGCTGGCCATGGCCACCGGCACCGATGTCGCGATGCAAAGCGCCGGTATCACGCTGCTCCACGGTGACCTGCGGGGAATCGTCCGTGCCCGCCGCTTGAGCCGCGCCACCATGCGGAACATCCGCCAGAACCTCCTGTTTGCCTTCCTCTATAATATGATCGGAGTGCCGATCGCGGCGGGGGTGCTCTATCCGTTCTTCGGTCTGCTGCTCAGCCCGATGCTCGCCAGCGCGGCCATGACCTTCAGCTCGGTCTCGGTCATCACCAACGCCTTGCGGCTCCGACGGGTGGAATTGTAACTTCTGGATGCGTGTGTGCGGCCTGCATGGTAGGCTGTGATGCTGCATGGAGAGGGAATCGTCCATTATGCCTCAGTTTTCGTTCCGCCTCGTGACCCTGCTTCTCATCTCCTATTCTCTTTCCACGACGGCCTTTGCGGCCGCTCCGAATTCGGCGCCGTTGCGTACGATCCCTGTGACGGGCGCGCTCGATCTGCAGGCGCAGGTCCGGGCGACGGCGGCCAAAGTGATTCCCGCGGTGGTGAGCATTGCATCCACGGTGGTGGTGCACGATCAGGCCTTCAGTGACGAGGGATTGCCGTTCGGGATGTTCAAGGATGTGCCGCCGCGCCGCCAGTACGGGCAAGGATCCGGCGTCATCGTTTCGCAGGACGGCTACATCATTACGAATAACCATGTCGTGGCGGATGCCGTCGATGTCGAGGTGATTCTGGCTGATCGCCGGCAGTTCAAGGGCCATGTCGTGGCGACGGATCCCAAGACGGACGTGGCGGTGGTGAAGATCAGCACGACCGGATTGCCCACCGTGCCTTGGGGTGATTCGATGGGATTGGCGGTCGGCGATTTCGTGCTGGCGATCGGAAACCCGCTGGGCTTGAGCCGGAGCGTGACGTTTGGAATCGTCAGTGCGGTGGGGCGCGCCGATGTGGGCGTGGCTGATTTCGAAGACTTCATCCAGACCGATGCCCCGATCAATCCGGGCAACTCCGGCGGCGCCCTGGTCAACATCAACGGCGAATTGGTCGGCATCAATACGGCCATTGCCAGCCCGACCGGCGGCAGCGTCGGTGTGGGGTTTGCGATTCCCAGCAACATGGCAAAGTCGGCGATGCAAAGCCTTATCAAGACCGGCCGGGTCGTGCGGGGATTCCTGGGCGCGGGGACGCAGGACGTGACGCCGCTGTTGGCCAAGGTGTTTCACTTGCCGGACGTGAAGGGCTCGATCGTCACCGATCTTCAATCGAAGGGCAGCGCGGAACGGGCCGGGTTGAAGCGGGGCGACGTGGTCGTGCGGTTCGACGGGCGCGATATTATGGATAGCGGACAGTTGCGCAACCTGATCGCCGCGTCGGCCATCGGCAGCAAGCACCGGCTTGAATTGGTCCGCGATGGGCGGCTCATGCAGACCGACCTGACCGTGCAGGAGGCGCCCCGAGAACGGGTGAAGAAATCTCAGTCCACCTCGACCGCCGCTTCCGGTCATCCGCTGGCCGGGGTCATCGTCGACGACGTGACTCCAGCGTTGGCCAGGCAAATGGATTTGAGCGTGAACGCGGGCCTCGTCGTGACCGATATCGAAGAAGGCAGCCTGGCCGAAGTCTCGGGTTTACAACCGGGCGACGTTATCCTGGAACTCAACAGGCAGCCGATTCAAAACTTCACGGTCTTCCAGCGGCTGGCCGAGCCCATGCGGCCGACGGACTTGGCGTTACTGCTCGTCAATCGCCAAGGCAGCGTCCTCTATATACCCATCCAGACCGAATAGTTCTCTGTTCGGGCATCTCGGTTCTATCGAGCGAATTCGCGTCGCACCTGGATTCGGCGGTGGAGTCTAATCCGCCTTGCTGCTCCTCCCTCCATCCCTCGTGGACTACTCTTCCTGGTGCTCCTGGGCTCGGTTGCAATTCCCTCCCCATGGCTGAAGTTCGGAGAATCGACTAGGTAGTATTCATCGACGACGCCCTGTGAAAAACGTCGAAACAATTGAATTCGTCCCGGACTGCGGCATACTAAATTCAGTTGAAGGGACAGCTAGGTCTCGGCAGGAGGTTGTTGCCGTGCAAGGTCGGCGTGCGAGCGTGCTGTTGCTTGCTGTGTTGTGGCTATCGTTGTCGGTCGGTTGCGCCGCGGAGCCGGAAGCACCGTCGACGCTGATCGGTGTGTGGGAAACCCACGCTGAGGGCTACAACGATCAGCACATCTTCATCGACAGTCACCGCATCGGCTTCGGCACCAGCGCCGTGACGGCCGACGGCTATGTCATCACCCAGGTGACTGAAACCAAAGAAGACGCCAAGACACTCTACGTGATCGCGTATCAGGACGCGGAGAAAGGGCGCTATCAATTGGCGTTCTACTATGAGCCCTCGAACGGCGGGCGAATCATCTTCAAGAACCAGGAGCAATTGGCTTGGACGAGAAAGGCCCCTGTCTCATGAGCCGCCCGCGCGTTCGCCGGTACTTCCTCTGGAATACCTTTCAACCGCGGTTTGTGACCGTAAGCTGTTGTTACCAAGTCATTCTCATCGCTGCGATCGCGGCCGCGCTGTTCGTGCCGTTGATGCTGCAGCTGGATCGCATCCCGTTGTCCTCCGAAGAGGCGAAGGTGGTGGCCGATCAGTTCTTGCTCTTGCATAGCCGGTTCTGGCCCGCGGTTCTGGTCGCTTCGATTCTATTGGTGCTGCACGGCATCTTCTTTTCTCACCGGATCGCCGGCCCGTTGTATCGCTTCCGGGAAATCTTCCGTCGGGTTGCCGCCGGCGACCTCACTGTGCGGACTTCGATTCGCAAGGGCGATTATTTGCAGACCGAGGCGGCCTGTTTGGGGGTAATGGTCGCCGCTCTCCGGGAGAAAATTGAATCGCTCGAGGCGAACCATGCGGAGATCAAACCGCACCTGGAACGG
This region of Nitrospiraceae bacterium genomic DNA includes:
- a CDS encoding thioredoxin domain-containing protein, with amino-acid sequence MRRGLSGVGLGMLALLIGVWSVGTASAGKPELKGKFELLTDERSTHKPGKVQMVEFADFYCPHCHRFDGEGLPILEKEFGNKLEVTMVGYPVIPGKLPTAFDMYEQAKMMGKGAEMKRVLFRIIHKDKIGIIDRTIREMLVREVGLDPVAFEAGLASAKPAKAFEDGRRWGERIKLQQTPTILLDGNIKVEQIDPDNLKLIIQSILDGDGTKK
- a CDS encoding heavy metal translocating P-type ATPase, translated to MAIDPVCGMTVDPAKAAGRFEYQGATYYFCSTHCLDRFRSAPDRYLRPVEVEAKTAPPKSRSLPMMQAPAPEASPAGARDPVCGMTVQPAAAAATHRHRGTTYYFCCQGCATKFAADPERYLSAPASPAPLMPAGKKSLPMLNPGPAPSAAKGEIDPVCGMTVEPTGAAGQFAHGGKTYYFCCQGCLTKFRADPERYMKPGAAKSMEPPVPAPPGTQYICPMCPEVLENKPVPCPKCGMALEPASPLQAATKTEYVCPMHPEVVAQEPGACPKCGMALEARVVTIDEAANPELVDMSRRFWIALGPAAVVFVLAMSHMVPGHPLQHLIPDQLSAYIQLGLSTPVVLWAGWPFFQRGWNSIIHRSPNMFTLIAIGTGTAYLYSVVAALMPDLIPRSFQMENGSVPVYFEAAAVITVLVLLGQVLELRARSRTTGAIKALLGLAPKTARRVLGDGREEDVLLEQVRIGDRLRVRPGEKVPVDGAIEEGATAVDESMITGESLPVEKGVGSFITGGTINGTGSVVMRAQRVGAETVLAQIVGMVAEAQRSRAPIQRVADVVAGYFVPLVVGTAVLTGLAWAFFGPEPRLAYALVNAVAVLIIACPCALGLATPMSIMVGTGRGATAGVLVRKAEALETLEKVDTLVFDKTGTLTEGKPKLRVVSALSPWPETELLRLAASVERGSEHPLAAAIVAGAQARGVALDPVREFHSMTGRGVKGKVGNHLVAVGTMAFLQESGIPPALLHDVEANADLIRRLGQTVMFAAVDGKPAGVIGVADPVKASTPEALRALKRAGVKLVMVTGDHRATAEAVAKELDLDDVRAEVKPEEKSRLVQEFQKQGRVVAMAGDGVNDAPALAQADVGLAMATGTDVAMQSAGITLLHGDLRGIVRARRLSRATMRNIRQNLLFAFLYNMIGVPIAAGVLYPFFGLLLSPMLASAAMTFSSVSVITNALRLRRVEL
- a CDS encoding Do family serine endopeptidase; amino-acid sequence: MPQFSFRLVTLLLISYSLSTTAFAAAPNSAPLRTIPVTGALDLQAQVRATAAKVIPAVVSIASTVVVHDQAFSDEGLPFGMFKDVPPRRQYGQGSGVIVSQDGYIITNNHVVADAVDVEVILADRRQFKGHVVATDPKTDVAVVKISTTGLPTVPWGDSMGLAVGDFVLAIGNPLGLSRSVTFGIVSAVGRADVGVADFEDFIQTDAPINPGNSGGALVNINGELVGINTAIASPTGGSVGVGFAIPSNMAKSAMQSLIKTGRVVRGFLGAGTQDVTPLLAKVFHLPDVKGSIVTDLQSKGSAERAGLKRGDVVVRFDGRDIMDSGQLRNLIAASAIGSKHRLELVRDGRLMQTDLTVQEAPRERVKKSQSTSTAASGHPLAGVIVDDVTPALARQMDLSVNAGLVVTDIEEGSLAEVSGLQPGDVILELNRQPIQNFTVFQRLAEPMRPTDLALLLVNRQGSVLYIPIQTE
- a CDS encoding methyl-accepting chemotaxis protein, yielding MSRPRVRRYFLWNTFQPRFVTVSCCYQVILIAAIAAALFVPLMLQLDRIPLSSEEAKVVADQFLLLHSRFWPAVLVASILLVLHGIFFSHRIAGPLYRFREIFRRVAAGDLTVRTSIRKGDYLQTEAACLGVMVAALREKIESLEANHAEIKPHLERLKQAAERGAMCEVEQETERLRVTVDRFSHSMESFRTKADPDEHHQPQPLPTASGF